One region of Polaribacter pectinis genomic DNA includes:
- a CDS encoding peptidylprolyl isomerase yields the protein MAILSKIRERSMFLIIIIGLALFAFVLDPSTLGDFFNSNKVNEIGEINGETVSRQEFATAVDAYKQQAGSNVSDMQATKTVWDNIVRKKIYQNQLSEAGITVGEADVWNEVINAPSVKSNPQFLNEAGLFDETKFKQFLADTKENNEQMWSAWSNYMNQIRDNAERNTYNNLVTAGLGASLKEGEAEYFVENTKLNSQFVFVPYSTIADSLVTISKSEVEAYVKANPTTFKVDESRDISYVKFDIVATPEDETAIKNDVATLIEDFKSATNDNEFLNENDSDINLDLGFKYKNSVNNQVSSEIFEGSKGDVFGPYKDQGYFKISKVVEVAKMPDSVKASHILIPFVGSQRATPDITRTEDQAKKLADSILNVVKRSNRKFADLAKEFSSDKSNSDKGGELDWFNYNRMTPAFRDFSFTSKKGDIDVVKTPFGFHIVKIDDQKNNQTVVKLATYGRKIVPSEATENAVFQKSEQFALALSKNKNFSDVAKENNYATKPAIGLKVLDENVPGLGNQRNIVTWAFNNDTEIGSFKRFDLEGSHVVAFLTGSTEKGLMSAEKATSRVRPVLVNEKKAKLLADKLKGSSLEDIAKANNTTVRTANGVTLKSPTLAGAGSEPKVVGAMYNAEPNKVYTNIEGSRGVYAFTLTNKVLPTALPNYETKRKTISEGRKRLTFKMYEAIKKASDIEDNRANMYVGN from the coding sequence ATGGCAATTTTATCGAAAATTAGAGAACGTTCAATGTTCTTAATCATCATAATTGGTTTAGCACTTTTTGCTTTTGTATTAGATCCTTCTACTTTAGGAGACTTTTTTAACTCTAATAAAGTAAACGAAATAGGAGAAATTAATGGAGAAACAGTTTCTAGACAAGAATTTGCAACTGCTGTAGATGCTTACAAGCAACAAGCTGGTAGCAATGTTTCAGATATGCAAGCAACAAAAACTGTTTGGGATAATATTGTAAGAAAAAAAATATATCAAAATCAGTTGTCTGAAGCTGGAATTACTGTTGGTGAAGCAGATGTTTGGAATGAAGTTATAAACGCTCCTTCAGTAAAAAGTAATCCACAGTTTTTAAATGAAGCTGGTTTATTTGATGAAACAAAATTCAAGCAATTTTTAGCAGATACTAAAGAAAACAATGAGCAAATGTGGTCTGCTTGGTCTAATTACATGAACCAAATTAGAGACAATGCAGAAAGAAATACATATAATAATTTAGTAACTGCAGGTTTAGGAGCTTCTTTAAAAGAAGGAGAAGCAGAATATTTTGTAGAGAACACAAAATTAAATTCTCAATTTGTATTTGTACCATATTCTACAATTGCAGATAGTTTAGTTACTATTTCTAAATCTGAAGTTGAAGCTTATGTAAAAGCAAACCCAACTACTTTTAAGGTTGATGAATCTAGAGATATCTCTTATGTAAAGTTTGATATTGTTGCAACTCCAGAAGATGAAACAGCAATTAAAAATGATGTTGCTACTTTAATAGAAGATTTTAAATCAGCTACAAATGATAACGAATTCTTAAACGAAAATGATTCTGATATCAATTTAGATTTAGGTTTTAAATATAAGAATTCAGTAAATAACCAAGTTTCATCTGAAATCTTTGAAGGATCTAAAGGTGATGTTTTTGGGCCATATAAAGACCAAGGATATTTTAAAATTTCTAAAGTTGTAGAAGTTGCAAAAATGCCAGACTCTGTAAAAGCTAGTCATATTTTAATTCCTTTTGTTGGTTCTCAAAGAGCAACACCAGACATTACAAGAACAGAAGACCAAGCTAAAAAATTAGCAGATAGTATTTTAAATGTTGTAAAAAGAAGCAATAGAAAATTTGCAGATTTAGCAAAAGAATTTTCATCAGATAAATCTAATTCAGATAAAGGTGGTGAGTTAGATTGGTTTAATTACAATAGAATGACACCTGCTTTTAGAGATTTTTCTTTTACTAGTAAAAAAGGAGATATAGATGTTGTTAAAACACCTTTTGGATTCCATATTGTAAAAATTGATGACCAAAAAAATAACCAAACAGTAGTAAAGTTAGCAACTTATGGTAGAAAAATAGTACCATCTGAAGCAACTGAAAACGCTGTTTTTCAAAAATCAGAACAATTTGCTTTAGCACTTTCTAAAAATAAGAATTTTAGTGATGTAGCTAAAGAAAATAATTATGCTACTAAACCTGCTATTGGTTTAAAGGTTTTAGATGAAAATGTTCCTGGTTTAGGAAACCAAAGAAACATTGTAACTTGGGCTTTTAATAATGATACAGAAATAGGAAGTTTTAAACGTTTCGATTTAGAAGGAAGCCATGTAGTTGCATTCTTAACAGGAAGTACAGAAAAAGGTTTAATGTCTGCTGAAAAAGCAACAAGTAGAGTAAGACCTGTTTTAGTAAATGAAAAGAAAGCTAAATTATTAGCAGATAAACTTAAAGGAAGTTCTTTAGAAGATATTGCAAAGGCAAACAATACAACGGTTAGAACTGCAAATGGAGTTACTTTAAAAAGCCCAACTTTGGCTGGTGCAGGATCTGAACCTAAAGTTGTTGGAGCAATGTACAATGCAGAACCTAATAAAGTTTACACGAATATAGAAGGCAGTAGAGGAGTTTATGCTTTTACTTTAACTAACAAAGTTTTGCCAACAGCATTACCAAACTATGAAACTAAAAGAAAAACGATTTCTGAAGGTAGAAAGAGATTAACTTTTAAAATGTATGAAGCTATTAAGAAAGCTTCTGACATTGAAGACAATAGAGCAAATATGTATGTAGGTAACTAG
- the rho gene encoding transcription termination factor Rho has product MFEISELKAKTLADLQVIAKSIGLSKTSQLKKLDLVYQILDTQAANPSKAAVATSTTEEKPKTVDKPKRKRVSKTPQATVTANEEKETPEEKTVERPKKTAPNHPKPTQKKPIPRKVVNKESKDDVKTEATPSIKNDKQEQKPANQQNKPQHKNPNQQNTKSKNNNQNRDKKPTVSRGNKSNNRYRDPDFEFDGIIESEGVLEMMPDGYGFLRSSDYNYLSSPDDIYVSQSQIKLFGLKTGDTVRGNVRPPKEGEKYFPLIRVSKINGLNPNIVRDRVSFEHLTPLFPQEKFNLAEKGSSLSTRIIDLFSPIGKGQRGMIVAQPKTGKTMLLKDVAKAIATNHPEVYQIVLLIDERPEEVTDMQRSVRGEVVASTFDEPADKHVRVANIVLEKAKRLVECGHDVVILLDSITRLARAYNTVAPASGKILSGGIDANALHKPKRFFGAARNIENGGSLTIIATALTETGSKMDEVIFEEFKGTGNMELQLDRNISNRRIYPAIDLIKSSTRRDDLLLDEKTVQRMWILRKYLADMNPIEAMEFINDRIKFSKNNEEFLISMKG; this is encoded by the coding sequence ATGTTCGAAATCTCTGAACTAAAAGCAAAAACCCTTGCTGATTTACAGGTAATTGCAAAATCTATTGGTCTTTCTAAAACTAGCCAACTTAAAAAATTAGATTTAGTTTATCAAATACTAGATACACAAGCTGCAAACCCAAGTAAAGCAGCTGTTGCAACTTCAACTACTGAAGAAAAACCAAAAACAGTAGATAAACCAAAAAGAAAACGTGTTTCTAAAACTCCACAAGCTACAGTAACTGCTAATGAAGAAAAAGAAACTCCAGAAGAAAAAACAGTAGAAAGACCAAAAAAAACTGCTCCAAATCATCCTAAACCAACTCAAAAAAAACCTATTCCAAGAAAAGTGGTAAACAAAGAGAGTAAAGATGATGTAAAGACTGAAGCTACTCCTTCTATTAAGAATGATAAGCAAGAACAAAAACCTGCAAATCAACAAAACAAGCCACAGCATAAAAACCCTAATCAACAAAATACTAAATCGAAAAACAATAATCAAAACAGAGATAAAAAACCTACTGTAAGCAGAGGTAATAAATCTAACAATAGGTACAGAGATCCTGATTTTGAGTTCGATGGAATTATAGAGAGCGAAGGAGTTTTAGAAATGATGCCAGATGGTTATGGGTTCTTAAGATCATCAGATTACAACTATTTATCTTCGCCAGATGATATTTATGTTTCTCAATCTCAAATAAAATTATTTGGTTTAAAAACTGGAGATACAGTTAGAGGAAATGTTCGTCCGCCAAAAGAAGGTGAAAAATATTTTCCATTAATTAGAGTATCAAAAATAAACGGATTAAATCCTAACATTGTTAGAGATAGGGTTTCTTTCGAACATTTAACACCTTTATTTCCACAAGAAAAATTCAATTTAGCAGAAAAAGGAAGTTCTTTATCAACAAGAATTATCGATTTATTTTCTCCTATTGGAAAAGGACAACGTGGTATGATTGTAGCACAGCCTAAAACTGGTAAAACCATGTTATTAAAGGATGTTGCAAAGGCAATTGCCACCAATCATCCAGAAGTTTATCAAATAGTATTATTAATTGATGAACGTCCTGAAGAAGTTACAGACATGCAAAGAAGTGTTCGTGGAGAAGTTGTAGCATCTACTTTTGATGAACCAGCAGATAAACACGTAAGAGTTGCCAACATTGTTTTAGAAAAAGCAAAACGTTTGGTAGAATGTGGACACGATGTTGTTATTCTTTTAGATTCAATTACACGTTTGGCAAGAGCATATAATACAGTTGCACCAGCATCTGGTAAAATACTTTCTGGTGGTATAGATGCAAATGCATTACACAAACCAAAACGTTTCTTTGGTGCAGCTAGAAACATAGAAAATGGAGGTTCTTTAACCATTATCGCAACTGCACTTACAGAAACAGGTTCTAAAATGGACGAAGTTATTTTCGAAGAATTTAAAGGAACTGGTAACATGGAACTTCAATTAGATAGAAATATTTCTAACAGAAGAATTTATCCTGCAATCGATTTAATTAAATCTTCTACAAGACGTGATGATTTATTATTAGACGAGAAAACTGTGCAAAGAATGTGGATTCTACGTAAGTATTTAGCAGACATGAACCCTATTGAAGCTATGGAGTTCATTAATGATAGAATTAAATTCTCTAAAAATAATGAAGAGTTTTTAATCTCCATGAAAGGATAA
- a CDS encoding DUF4293 domain-containing protein, with translation MIQRIQTIYLLLASVVSGGMIFVFDLWDNLKGNVFALDLFLRESALLKLIPILFLLSAIISFVTIFLFNNRKLQFVVGRIVILINLFLLGLLIYVSLTLPGEATVSEKGIGMFLPILAVLLIVLANKAIKKDEDLVKSVDRLR, from the coding sequence ATGATTCAAAGAATACAAACCATATACTTATTATTAGCTTCAGTTGTTTCTGGAGGTATGATTTTTGTTTTTGATCTTTGGGATAATCTTAAAGGAAATGTATTTGCTTTGGATTTATTTTTGAGAGAGTCTGCTCTTTTAAAATTAATTCCTATATTGTTCTTACTTTCTGCTATTATATCATTTGTAACCATTTTTTTATTTAACAATAGAAAGTTACAATTTGTAGTAGGGCGTATTGTTATTTTGATCAATCTTTTTTTATTAGGATTATTGATTTATGTATCTCTAACTTTACCTGGAGAAGCTACTGTTTCGGAGAAAGGTATTGGGATGTTCTTACCAATTTTGGCTGTATTGCTTATTGTTTTGGCAAATAAAGCTATTAAAAAGGATGAAGATCTTGTAAAATCTGTAGATAGATTACGATAA